The nucleotide sequence GTAGTTATAGACATAAAGTTACATTTTGAACTTCGGCCCTCTCTAGACCGGAAGCGATTCTCTTATACCCGCGATTCGGAAAAAATGTCCACTCTAAATGGGGGGAGGCCAGTCGTTTGATAGACTGACCAAGGGCGAACCAGTGGAGTCTGTCATCGAGTAGAGACAAAGCTGCCTCGGCCAATGAGGCCCAGCAACGCCCCAAAGCTGATACACTGTCAACTATAAGAAATTAGGGCACGGAACCCCGCTTTGCCGGGTCCGGAAAGTTGAGATTTATGGGGGGTGTTGGCTGGATGATGTGATCCTCGCCCTTTCTCCATGGCGACAAGGTGCGTTTTCAAAGCACGGAAACAGGCTGGCTTTACCCTCGGTGGCTTGGCGCTGCGGACAGGTTGGGACGCATGGGACGTGTTCCCGCACCCTTTTGAGAAAGCTACGATTTTGCCAGGCTGCTAGACACCCGGCCCCTGGCGGTTATCCGGAGGTTAGTCATACAGGGGTGGGGACGGACTTAAAAAAGACTGTCTGGGATTGGGGCACGAGAGTCGGTAGACGGCCACCCAGGTTGGGGGAGCGCCCCCTTGCCAGGTTATAATATAAATATTATATGACGGGTGCCATGAGCGAATGGGACGCGCATTTCATCAATGAGTTGGCAGAGGCCGAGTTTGAGGCCCTCCCTATCGATATCCGGGCGAAACTGACCCGTGCCTTGGATTTGCTGCGGGCAAAGGGGATTACGGTGTTGGCGATGCCCTTGGCTCGGCATGTGGAAGGGAAGGTTTGGGAGCTTCGGGCTACGGGACGAGACGGTATCGGGCGAAGCCTCTATGTGGCTGCGTCGGGGCGGCGTCTCCTGATCCTGCGGTCATTTATCAAGAAAACACAAAAAACTCCGCGCGTGGAAATCGAAATAGCATTGAAGCGGCTTAGTGAGGTCGAGTGATATGGCTACCGTTCCTTTCAGCAGGGTTCGCGAACGAATGATGGCCGACCCTGAGTTTCGGAAAGAATACGGCGCGTTGGGCGAAGAGTTCGCCCTCATCGAGGCGATGATCGAGGCGCGCACGCAGGCGAATATGACCCAGGCGGACGTGGCCAAGGCCATGGGGGTGAGTCAGCCTCGTGTCGCTCGCATCGAATCCGGAAAGAATGTCTCCCTGGAGACGTTGCGGCGTTACGCCAAGGCGACCGGCGGCAGACTCAAGATCGTCATTGAACCGGGCAAAGCGGAACAGCGCCAACTGCGGAAATGATTCAACCGTATTCCCCATGCTTTTTCACAACCCTCCGAGCTCGGGTGGAGCGTTGGCGAGTTGAAAATGCTTTGGCGGTTTGTATGTCATGATCACAAGTGGTAGCGACTCTTCTCACACGTCCGAACTTGAGGAGTTGCGAAAGCTACGAGAGGAAAATGCTCGCCTTAGAGAATTGCTTGCGCGTCACAATATCTCATCGGAAGGATCTTCTGCTACTGAAATTGCGCTATCCCCTGTAGGGCAACGCTCCTTGCCGGTCCCACAAAGTTCTGCAGATAAGATTTCCCTTTTTCGAAAGCTGTTTCGTGGACGAAATGATGTTTATCCACAGCGTTGGGAGTCCGCCAAGGGGAAGTCAGGATATTCTCCAGTCTGTGAAAATGAATGGCGGCGCGGAGTCTGTCAAAAACCTCGGCTGAAATGCGGGGAATGTAGTCATCGTGTGTTGTTGCCCATAACGGATCAAGTGCTCTATGCTCATCTTTCTGGGAAGTGCACCATCGGTGTGTATCCTCTGTTGTCAGATGATACGTGCTATTTTTTAGCCGCTGATTTTGATGATGATTCTTGGCAAGAGGACTCCAAAGCTTTCATGCAATCTTGTCAGGAACTCAATGTCCCTGCTTACCTGGAAATATCTCGATCCGGGAAAGGGGCGCATGTATGGATTTTCTTCCTCGAAGCAGTTTCGGCGCGTGAGGCACGACAACTTGGCGCGGCTTTGATCAGCCATACCTGTGATCGCACACGTCAACTTTCCCTTTCAAGCTACGACCGGTTATTTCCCAATCAAGATATCATGCCCAAAGGCGGATTTGGGAATCTGATCGCGTTGCCATTGCAGAAAGTGCCTCGTAATGCTGGGCGCAGTGTCTTTGTTGATGAGAACCTTATTCCTTTTGTTGATCAGTGGGCTCTTCTTGCCTCCGTTCGTCAGATGTCGGCAGCGGAATTAGAGGCCGCTATTTTACGGGCATGTGGCGGTAGACATCCATTGGATGTCGCGTACACATCTGAGGAAAATGATGTATTGCCATGGCAGAGGCCGAATCGGGAGGTTCGCCAGGTTGCCGGTCCACTTCCTAAATCGTTGGCACTGGTGCTCGCGAACCAGATTTTTATTTCCAAGTCTGATCTGCCGCAGCAACTCGCAAATCGCCTGATACGGTTGGCCGCTTTCCAAAATCCAGAATTTTATAAGGCACAGGCAATGCGCCTTCCTGTGTGGGATAAGCCTCGTGTCATTGGTTGTGCTGAGAATTTTCCACAGCATATTGGTCTTCCAAGGGGGTGCCTTGAGTCGGTGCTCGATCTATTACAGAAAAATGGCATCGAACCTCATTTGCAAGAGGAGCGCATCCAGGGGAGTAAAATATCGGTAAAATTTCTTGGGACGCTGAGAAAAGAGCAGATATTGGCTGTTCGCGCGATGCTTCGGCATGACATTGGCGTTTTGTGCGCTCCAACGGCTTTCGGTAAAACAATTACGGCTGCGGCGTTGATTGCTCGGCGAAAGCTTCGCACCCTCGTTTTGGTTCACCGCACGGAATTGTTGAGGCAGTGGTCTGAACGGTTGACGGGATTTCTTAATATCCCAACGGGGGGGATTGGGCTCATTGGAGGAGGAAAGAAAAAGTTCTCAGGTGAAATTGATATCGCAGTTATGCAATCTCTTGTTCGGCAAGATGGCCTTGGCGAATTGCTCGATAATTATGGCCAGATCATCGTCGACGAGTGTCATCATATTTCTGCTTTTTCATTTGAAAGCATACTTAAGCAAGCAAAGTCAAAATACATTGTCGGGTTGACCGCCACTCCGATCAGACGCGATGGCCAGGATCCGATTATTTTTATGCAGTGTGGGCCAATAAGGTACACCGCCGCTCGATCTGAGAATGCACCTTCACGACTTGAAGTATTTCCACGGTTTCTTGCTGCGCCAGATGTTCAAGAGGGGGTGCCTATTCAAGAAGTTTTTCGGAGATTAGTTAGTGATGGCAAGAGAAATAGATTTATCGTTAAAGATGTTTTGCGTGAATACAAAGAAGGTCGAAAGATTCTTGTTCTCACAGAACGGACAGAGCATTTAGCACTGCTGGCCAGTCTTCTTGAAAATCTTGTTGAAAAATTGTATGTTTTACACGGTAAATTGTCCCGCAAACAGCGAGTGGCTATTTTTTCGGACCTTGAGTCATTAGATGCCTCAACTCCACGAGTAATACTAGCGACTGGCCGTTTGATTGGCGAAGGTTTCGATCATCCACCTCTTGACACGATGATGTTGGCGATGCCGATTTCCTGGAAGGGGACTTTGCAACAATACGCAGGTCGGCTTCACAGGGAGCATGCTGAAAAGCAAGATGTACGCATTTATGATTATATTGAGGACAATTTACCTCAATTATCGCGGATGTGGCGCAAACGACAATCGGGATATCAGGCGATGGGCTATCGATTTCGAGACGATCGTAGCTTAGTTTAGGCGATTTGACACAGGCTGGAAGTCCAGTGGCCTGCATCCTGCTAAATAGGACGGAGCATCCTGACCTGATGTTTTCGAGAATTCAATATTATTTCATCATGTTAGGTGCTTGCTTGACACGCATCCTGTTCCCAAAGGCGCGCCAGCCGTTTGCAATCTTTGAAATCATTAGAGAATTCGTGCCTGCGGATAAGCCCCCTTGGACAAAATCGATCTTCTCCAGGACATTCCCGATTCTCCAAAAGTTATCCAAATCCAGCGGTTATCCAGGTTGGAGAGCTATATTTCAGCGTTATCCGGTAGGAATTGTTGGTCCAGCGGATGAGGGACATGTGGGACGCATTTTTCGTATCATCTCCAGAAAAGGAGCAGGGCAGGGGCAGAGGTGATTGTTTTGGGGACAAGAGGGACTGTATACTTGCCTCTGCCGTAGCGGTGCAGGCGTATGCCTTGCAACCCCCGTTCCCCACGCCTGATCCAATCGGGTGCAGGATTTTATACCGACCATGGGGGCAACGCATGTCGGAAAGATCATATCGGCAGCTCACAACACCCGCCCAGCTTTGGCTCCGTATGTGCGCCCGCCGATGTCTGTCGGTGTCGGCGACCGCCCCTAATGTCACGAATGCCGACACACCATATGCGCACCCGCCAATTGCTGAACCCGTATGCTTGTGGCTCCCATGGTGTCCCGCCGCCAGCTCCGGTGTGTGATCAAGGCCCTGTAGCGGGCTGCTTGGAAAATGATAACTTACCAAAATAACGTTAATTTTTTTCAAACCTGTCCGACCTATAGAAGGGTGACACTCTTCGCTTCCAATATTCCCCGCGCTGTGCGCTAAGCCTTTAGGGAATCATTCAGAGCTCTGCCGAATAATACTGGCAGGGATCCATTAGCTTAATTGATTTATCAATTAAACTTGTGGGTTCCTGCCAGTTTTTTTTCGGGAGCCCATGTAAGCAAAAGGAGCACCCAAGATGAACGATGCTTCTTGCAAGATTTGTTTTGGGTCTCAACAGAAAGGTTATGGAAACAAATCTCGCAAAAATGAATGACGCATCAACAGGACAAGAAAAGACCATTTACTCTTTGGATGACATCGGAAACGCTGTCATGCTCGCCAGTATATTTCAGAACAGAATTCGCTACTGCGAAGATTTGCGATCGTGGTTGGTTTGGGATGGTAAGCACTTGGCGAAAAACGACGTGACGCTTTGGCGTCATGCTCGGTTGATCGTGCGCATTCGCTTTCATCAAGCCAAATCGAAATATAATTTGGTGACGACGAACGGTATCGTGGTGTCGAAGGAAGATGTCTTAAAATGGGCGATAAAGTCTGCTTCTAAGGCCCGCATGCAGGCTATGCTTGACGTCGCATCGATATTGCCCCAGATGGCAACAAAATTGAAGGAGTTGGACAAGGATGAGTATTTGTTCAACTGCCAAAATGGAACGATTGATCTTAGGACGGGCGAGCTTCGGAAGCATAACTTAAGTGATATGCTTACGCACATTTCTGATGTGTCGTATCGTCCTGATGCACCCTGTCCGGAGTGGTTGAAGTTTGTTGAGGATATCACGCTTGGGAACTGGCATCTGCAAGAGTATCTCCAGGAAGTATTGGGATACTGTCTTTGTGGATCTGTGAGTGAGCAGATCATGTTTGTCCTTGTGGGAAAAGGCGCAAACGGTAAGTCGACCTTCTTGAACGCTTTTATCAACGTTTTGGGGACATACGCGAAAACGACGCCTGCTCATACGTTTGTAAAGTCGGAAAGCCGTGCACTCCGCAATGACTTGGCACGACTCGTGGGCGCTCGTTTCGTTTCGGCCGTAGAGATCAACTCCGGCAAAAAGCTTGATGAGGCTCTCGTCAAGGGGCTTTCTGGCGGAGACCGCGTAGCCGCTCGGTTTATCGGGAAAGAGTTCTTCGAGTACACCCCACAGGCCAAGTTCTTCTTGGCTGTGAACGTGTTCCCTGAAGTAAGTGGTGCAGACGATGGAATCTATCGACGACTGCGCGTCATTCCCTTTGATGCAGCATTCGCACCCCACCAGATGGACAAAGACAAGCCGGCTAAACTGAAAAAGGAAGCCGAGGGCATTCTGGCGTGGGCTGTCGAAGGCTTCAAACGCTGGTATGAACGCAAAAGTTTACTCGAGCCCGAAGTGGTCACGGAAGCATCTATGGCTTTTCGTGAGCAAATGGATGCAGTTAGATCGTTTATCGACGACTATTGCATATTAGATCCCGGGGCGAGTGTCCAGGTGGGCAGTCTGTACGATGCTTACATCGAGTGGGCAAAGCAAAACGCTCTGGAGCCTATGTCGAAGAAGCAGTTTGGAACCCATGTTGGCCAAAAAGGTTTTACACAGGGGAAGTCTGGTAAGACTAGGTCGTGGAAAGGATTGAAATTTATAGTGATGCCCTAAATGGTGTCAGAGTCTGCTCGGAAAAAAAATTAACATATGATGTCTAGTTCAAGGCATCGTTAAAAACAAGACAACCGGGGTTAATTCCCCGGTTGTCACTTTTGGAGCTTTTTATGTCTAAAACACTTCTTATGTTTGGTGCTATGGGTGAGAATCAAGAGCTTGTAGCTGATTTAAATCCTGCATACGCTAAAGAGTTTTGGAGGATTATTCATTTGATTTCGAAAACGTTTAACGTTCGGAGTTTTGACATTTGTGGATCGAAGCTCGTCCAATCGGTTGGGCATGGCGCAATTATTGACCTTGATATTAAAAGCATTGTTGGCTTAAATTTTGATATGAAATTTTCTGCCGACCAGAAAAAGCTTCGCACACTCAAAACTACGACCGGCAACTTTGATCAAATTATTATACATGATAAATCAAAAATGAGCTATTGCATTACGGATAATATCAATCTTGATTGGTTAGGTTGCGTAAATGAATCGAGCGAAAAATGGTTGCCTGAGATTTCGCAAATGAATGTCATGGGGCATCCGATTATACTCAACGATGCCAAAAATCTTAAAACAAGATTTTTGAAGTGTAAGGAGGTTGATTTGTTGTTGTATGACAACCAGCTTGAACAGGTGACTGATAGCGAGCAGATTGTCAATCTTTCTGGATTAGCTTTGACTATGATGAGGGGCAAGAATCCGGAAATAATACTTTCGTCGAAGTATTTCTTGAAGATTGCAGACGATAGCAATGTCGAATTGACTGTGGCTAAAGAAAATGAGTCTTATTGGTTGATTACGCGTTTTAGTCTCGGGTTGGCAAGAGGAACTCTTTACGAATTGGTGTAATTTTTAACAATCAGCGCAAAGGGGCGTCATTGACGTCCCTTTGCGTTTTTGAGGTTGATAATGCGTTATATTTATGTAGTGGACTCGGCGGCGGATGATGAACTCGGAAAAGTGATTTCAAAAATTAGTCCAGAATGTCTGTATTCGCTTATTGGTGGATTGAAGCAAAAGCAATTCGGAATTGATACTCTTTGTAAAGAAGTGTCCAGAATAAATAAATTTCGTTCTAGGATTGTTATTCCATCAAAAGGCGTGCAGTATATGGATTCTGGCGGTTATTCTATAATTCAGGGTCAAGTGTCTCCTGGTTCAGTCAGGCGGTTTATTAAATGTTATAATGCTTATGTTGAAAATGAAATAGACAACTATGAGCGTGTGTTTAGTCTTGATATACCGTTTAGCAAAAAATATAGTGCAATTAACACTGTAGATGCAATTTATGAGTTGAATCGGGAGTCTCTCAGCGACTTGCGTGAGTTGATGGTCAAGTATCCTGATCTTAGAGATAAAGTGTATTTTGTTTGGCACTTTAAAATGAATTCGCAGTATGGGATTTGGAAGAAATTGTATGATGAACT is from Solidesulfovibrio magneticus RS-1 and encodes:
- a CDS encoding type II toxin-antitoxin system RelE/ParE family toxin; this encodes MSEWDAHFINELAEAEFEALPIDIRAKLTRALDLLRAKGITVLAMPLARHVEGKVWELRATGRDGIGRSLYVAASGRRLLILRSFIKKTQKTPRVEIEIALKRLSEVE
- a CDS encoding DNA primase family protein; amino-acid sequence: METNLAKMNDASTGQEKTIYSLDDIGNAVMLASIFQNRIRYCEDLRSWLVWDGKHLAKNDVTLWRHARLIVRIRFHQAKSKYNLVTTNGIVVSKEDVLKWAIKSASKARMQAMLDVASILPQMATKLKELDKDEYLFNCQNGTIDLRTGELRKHNLSDMLTHISDVSYRPDAPCPEWLKFVEDITLGNWHLQEYLQEVLGYCLCGSVSEQIMFVLVGKGANGKSTFLNAFINVLGTYAKTTPAHTFVKSESRALRNDLARLVGARFVSAVEINSGKKLDEALVKGLSGGDRVAARFIGKEFFEYTPQAKFFLAVNVFPEVSGADDGIYRRLRVIPFDAAFAPHQMDKDKPAKLKKEAEGILAWAVEGFKRWYERKSLLEPEVVTEASMAFREQMDAVRSFIDDYCILDPGASVQVGSLYDAYIEWAKQNALEPMSKKQFGTHVGQKGFTQGKSGKTRSWKGLKFIVMP
- a CDS encoding TOTE conflict system archaeo-eukaryotic primase domain-containing protein, producing the protein MITSGSDSSHTSELEELRKLREENARLRELLARHNISSEGSSATEIALSPVGQRSLPVPQSSADKISLFRKLFRGRNDVYPQRWESAKGKSGYSPVCENEWRRGVCQKPRLKCGECSHRVLLPITDQVLYAHLSGKCTIGVYPLLSDDTCYFLAADFDDDSWQEDSKAFMQSCQELNVPAYLEISRSGKGAHVWIFFLEAVSAREARQLGAALISHTCDRTRQLSLSSYDRLFPNQDIMPKGGFGNLIALPLQKVPRNAGRSVFVDENLIPFVDQWALLASVRQMSAAELEAAILRACGGRHPLDVAYTSEENDVLPWQRPNREVRQVAGPLPKSLALVLANQIFISKSDLPQQLANRLIRLAAFQNPEFYKAQAMRLPVWDKPRVIGCAENFPQHIGLPRGCLESVLDLLQKNGIEPHLQEERIQGSKISVKFLGTLRKEQILAVRAMLRHDIGVLCAPTAFGKTITAAALIARRKLRTLVLVHRTELLRQWSERLTGFLNIPTGGIGLIGGGKKKFSGEIDIAVMQSLVRQDGLGELLDNYGQIIVDECHHISAFSFESILKQAKSKYIVGLTATPIRRDGQDPIIFMQCGPIRYTAARSENAPSRLEVFPRFLAAPDVQEGVPIQEVFRRLVSDGKRNRFIVKDVLREYKEGRKILVLTERTEHLALLASLLENLVEKLYVLHGKLSRKQRVAIFSDLESLDASTPRVILATGRLIGEGFDHPPLDTMMLAMPISWKGTLQQYAGRLHREHAEKQDVRIYDYIEDNLPQLSRMWRKRQSGYQAMGYRFRDDRSLV
- a CDS encoding helix-turn-helix domain-containing protein, which translates into the protein MATVPFSRVRERMMADPEFRKEYGALGEEFALIEAMIEARTQANMTQADVAKAMGVSQPRVARIESGKNVSLETLRRYAKATGGRLKIVIEPGKAEQRQLRK